GACAACAGCGGCGGCACCCTGGTCGGCAACGCCGGGGTCACCCTCAAGCTGGTCGAACTGATGACCAACGCCGACGGCAAGGTGGTCGCTGGCGGCGATTTGCTACTGAACAACCAGGGCCGCACCGACAACCGCAACGGCCGACTCAGCAGTCAAGGCGTGCTGACCTTGCTCAGCGCGCAACTGAACAACGCCCGCGACGGCGTGATCATCGGCCAGCGCCTGAACATCGACGCCGGGCAGACCAGCAACAGCGGCAGCCTGTACGGCAAGGACCGCCTGCAACTGCGCGGCGACCAACTGACCAACGCCGGCGGCGAAATCGGCGGCGGCGAGCTCGACTTCGGCCTTGCCGGGCTGCTGAACAACGACCGGGGCCTGATCGAGAGCCGTGGCGCCCTGAACGTCAGCGCCGAGAGCCTGAGCAACAACCAGGGCCAATTGCGCCACACCGGCGACGGCGAGCTGGGCCTGAGCCTGGCGCTGCTGCAGAACGCGGGCGGCAAGGTGTCGACCACCGGCACCCTGCGTCTGAGCGGCGCACGCTGGAACAACAGCACGGCGGTCGAGGCTGCCGAGCTGGACCTGAACATCGACAACCTGACCCAGAGCAGCAGCGGCCAGCTGATCGCCGCCAAGCGCCTGACCGGCCGCGGCCAGAGCTGGACCAACGCCGGGCTGATCGCCAGCGACGGCACCCTGGACCTGCGCCTGAGCGGCAACTACAGCGGCTCCGGCACGCTGGTCAGCCTCGACAGGCTCGACCTCAAGGCCGCCAGCCTGAACCTCGACGGCCCCCAGGCGCGGCTGTTCAGCGGCGCCGATGCCCGCATCGACACCGACGGCATTCTCGCCAACAGCGGCACGATCCGCGCGGCCAAGGACCTGCGCATCAACGCCGGCAAGCTGCACAACCGCACCCAGGGCGACAGCCGCGGCTTCATCGTCAGCGGCGGCGACATGCAGCTGCTGACCCCGGACTTCCTCAACCAGAACGCCGACGTGTACAGCCTTGGCGATCTGCAGATCAGCCGCGACGCCGAAGGCGCCCAGGCCGACAGCATCGTCAACCGCTCCGGCACCCTGACCAGTGACGGTGACATGAAGCTGGCCGCTGCCAGCCTGCAGAACATCCGCGACGTGCTGAAGGTCAACGACGCCGGCATCTACAGCGCGCAGATCAACGAACTGGCCTGCGGCACCGCCGGCACCGGCAACCTCGATTGCAGTGGCGGCAAAGAGCACCATGTGTGGCAGATCCAGCAACTGGAAAAGCTCGAAGTCACTGAAGCCAGCGACCCGTCGAGCATCACCTCGGGCGGCAACCTGACCCTGGTCGGCCAGAACTTCCTCAACAGCAGCAGCAACCTCGGCACCGCCGGCACCTTCACCGCACGCCTAAGCAACGATTTCAGCAATGTCGGCGTGCTGCCCGGCCAGACCGAGACCCAGCGCACCTTCATCTCCGAGCGCACCCGCAGCCCCGGCGGCTGGTACGCCCTGGCCCAGGACTTCAACCAGCGCTACCACGAGGGCAGCGCCGGCTACAGCGCCAACAACCTCGGCGGCCTGCAAGCGGCGATGAGCAACTTCATCGCCACCACCGAGCGCGAAGTCACCGACCTGCGCACCATCAAGCGCACCGGCTACACCGACCAAAGCTACGCCGCCTCGATCCAGGCCGGCGGCAACGTCGACATCCAGGCCGGCAACAACTTCAATAACGGCGCGATTCAGCGCGGCTTCACCTATGTGAGCGGTGGCACGCGCACCGATACCGATGCACCGGGCAGCGCCTACGCCACCGACATCAAGCTCGACAGCCAGCTTTCCCCCGACCTGGCCCAGCAGCAGATCAACCCCACCAGCCTGCCCGGCTTCCGGCTGCCCGGCGGGCAGAACGGCCTGTTCCGCTTCACCGACCAGGGCGACGGCAGCGGTGCCCTGCTGCTGGACAACCGCGCCGGCAGCCATTCGTACCTGATCGAGACCAACCCGGCGCTGACCGACATGCGCCAGTTCCTCGGTTCGGACTACCTACTCGACAAGCTCGGCATCAACCCCGACACCAACTGGAAGCGCCTCGGCGACGGCTACTACGAGCAGCGCCTGCTACAGCAGATGCTCGTCTCGCGTACCGGCCAGCGTTACCTCGACGACCTGAACAGCGACGAAGAAACCTTCAAGTACCTGATGGACAACGCCCTGGCCAGCCGCGACGCGCTGAACCTCAGCGTCGGCGTGTCGCTGACCGGTGAACAGGTCGCCGCCCTCACCCACGACATCGTGTGGATGGAAGAACAGCAAGTGCGCGGCCAGCGCGTGCTGGTGCCGGTGCTGTACCTGGCCCAGGCCGACCATCGCCTGGCGCCCAACGGCGCGCTGATTCAAGGCAACGACGTGTCGCTGATCAGCGGCAACGACCTCAACAACGTCGGCACCCTCTTCGCCCGCAACCGCCTCAGCGCCACCGCCAACGGCAACCTGGTCAACAGCGGCCTGATCCAGGCGCGTGGCGACCTCGACCTGCAAGCCGACAGCAACCTGGTGAACCGCGCCGGCGGCGTGATCACCGGCCGCAATGTAAGCCTTACCGCTAAGAACGGCAGCGTCAGCAACGAACGCACCGTCACCCGCCATCAGAGCGCCAGCGGCATTTCCGAATGGCGCGAAGACTTCGCCGACAGCGCCGCCCGAGTGGAGTCGGCCGGCAACCTGCTGGCCAAGGCCAAACAGAACGTCAACAACATCGGCGGCGTGATGCAGGCTGATGGGGCGGTGGGGTTGCAGGCGGGGCAGGATGTGAAAATCGCAGCCGCTGAAACCCAGACCAAGCGCAGCAACGGTGCAGACCACCTCAACAGTGCCGTGCGCCAGCACGGCGCGCAGCTCGACGCGAATCAGAATCTATCCGTGCGTGCTGGGCGCAATGTGGATATCAGCGGCAGTGAGGTGACCAGCCAAGGTGACCTGTCGCTGCATGCCGACAACGATCTGCGAGTCGCCTCTGCCGCCAACCGGAACGAATACATCTCGCGCAGCAAGAAGATTTCGGAAGAAAACCGCTCGGTCACCCAGCAATCCAGCCGCCTGCAGGCCAACGGCAATCTGTTGCTGAATGCGGGCAACGACATTGACGTAGTGGCGAGCAACCTCAAGGCCGACGGCAATGTCGCGTTCGGTGCCGGCCAGGACATCACCTTGACCTCGGCGCTCGACGAAGAAGCGAACTACTTCGCCAAACGCAAGAAAGGCTCGTTTGGTCGTAGCAGCAGCGAACAGCGCGAAAGCTACGCCAGCACCAATGTCGCCACCCAGGTGGAGGCCGGCCAGGACCTGTTCGTCAATGCAGACAAGACGCCGGAGGGCGGCATCAGTGTCGGCAATGCGCGCGACGTGACCATCATCGGCAGCCAGCTCAAAGCCAACAACGACCTGGTAGTGGGTGCCAGCAACAACGTCGCCATTCTGTCGGGCGTCGAAGAACATGGCGCTTACAGCGAAAAGAAAAAGTCCGGCTTCCTGGGCATGTCGAAAAGCGGCAGGAGCGAGCTGCAGAAAAGCGCCACGCAGGTCGCCAGCCAACTGGAAGCAGACGGCGATGTGGTGGTGGCTTCGGGCAAGGACATACGCTTGCGGGCCAGCAACATCGACGCTCAGAACGACGTCGAGCTCAGAGCGGGTCTTGTTGACAGTGACGGCGACATCAACCTGGTCGCAGCCAACGATGAAGCCTACAGCCGCAGCGAGAAGTATCGGAGCAAGACCGGCCTGTCGGTCTCTGACGGCTTCGTGTCCATCAGTTCCGCCAGGCAGGCGGGTCGTGAAGCACAAAGCAGCACCAGTGTCGGTAGCCAGGTCAAGGCCGAGCGGGATGCTGCCCTGGAGGCCGAGCGCGACATCAACGTGGTTGGCAGCCGAATCCAGGCAGGCCGTAATGTCGAGGTGAATGCGGGGCGGGACGTCAACATCCTCGCAGCCCAGAACAGCACTGCGCAGAGCGATTGGCAGAAGAAGCGTCAGTCTGGCGTTGGCATCTCAGGTGACGACAACGGCGTCACCTTCTTCATGGGCATCGAACGCGCAGCGGAAAAGAACCGCCTTGAACAGCAGACCGCCGCTGCCAGCGAGATCAGTGCAGAACAGGACCTGCGTGTAAATGCCAAGCGAGACATCACCCAAACCGGCTCGGACTTGCGTGCCAGGAAAGACATCGGGATGGTCGCGGGGCGTGATATACGCGTCGATGCCGCCGGCGAGACCTTGCTCACCGAGCAGCAGCGCGACACGCAGCGTAACGGCCTGAGCGTCGCGCTAAACCACAACTTTGGCAGCACCAAGGATGCCATCAACGGCACGGCCCAGGGCGAAGACAACGTCAGCAAGGCATCCAGCACCCTGCGCACCATCGATAGCGTCAGCCAGTTCCTGTCGGGACCGACCTTCGATGGCAAGTTCGGCAACAGCCAGCAGCACTCGACCGAACGGGTCGTCGAAAACACCAGCCGCAGCTCGACACTGCAAGCCGATAACGACATCACTCTGGCAGCCGGTAACGATGCGCAGGTGCGCGGCAGCCAGATGCGCGCCGGCAGAGACATCAATGTCAGCGGTCGCGATGTCACCCTTGATGTAGCGAAGGACAGCACCAACCAGGAAAACCGCAGCCGACAGAGCTGGGGTGGAATACATGGTGGCACCAGTGGCGGCTTCAAGCTGGGAGTGGGCGGCAGCAGCGGACACGTAAGCGGCGATGCCAGCCAGGGCAGCTCGACCGTGACGACTCTTGAGGCCGGGCGAGATATAAATCTCGGCGCCCGGAATGACCTGAACCTGATCGGAACCCAGGCAAAAGCCACGCGCGACCTCAACCTGCAAGCCGTTAATAACCTGAACATTCAGGCGGCGCGTAACGATTCCACAAGCCAGGACACCCGCAAAAGCGGCGGTGGCGAAGTCGGCCTGGCCGCCGGCCCACAAGGCATTGGCGTCTACGCCAGTGTCAACCTGGGGCGCGGCAACCTGGAACGTGAAAACCAGCGCCAGCAGGCTGCCTATCTCTACGCGGGCGATCAGTTGAAGTTTTCCACGGGCCAGGACGCCAACATCCACGGCGCGGTGTTGCGCGGCAACGATGTGAACGGTCGCGTGGGGCGCAACCTGAATGTTTCTTCGGCCATCGATACCGGTAAGGCCGAAGGCAAGGAATACGACATCAACGCTACGGTGACCGTGGGGCTCGGCGCCAGTGTAAGCGGCTCGGTGGGCTATGGCAGAACCAATGGGTCCACCCACTGGGTAGAAGACCAGACCAGCATCACCGGCAAGAACAGCGTCGATATTCGAACCCAGGACCATACCCAGCTCGACGGTGCCTTGATTGCCGCCGACAGCGGCAAGCTCAAGCTCGACACAGGCACGCTGGGCTTCAGTGACATTGCGGGCAAGGACAAGGAGCACGGTTACTACCTGAACGTTGGCGGCTCGTACGGCCAGGGCGCCCGAGACCCTTCCGTGGAAGGAAAAGGTGGCAAGGGCAATAACTGGAACCTCGAAGGCTGGAACTACGACAGAGACCGTAAACAGACCGTGCGCGCCACGGTAGGCGCGGGCGAAATCGTCGTTCGCAACGACGCCCAGACCGGCAAGGACTCCACTGCCGGCCTCAACCGCGATGTCGACAAGGCGTATGAAATCGACCGCGATGATGAAAAACGCACGGATATCTACGCCTCCAGCAGTTCCATCAAGGCCGCCTTGCAGCCCGTCACCACGGCGAAGGAATGGACCGACCAACTGCTGAACTACAACGAGACAGCCAAGCAAAACTACGAAGAGGCCGCGAAGTACGCCAACGCAACGCTTTACCGTATAGAGCGAGTGGGCGGGATACAGCATGACGTTCCGGCAAAGAGCCTGGTGGGTACAGAGTTTGCCGAAAACACCATGGAGTCTTTGCTGGTGGCAGGCATGAGCCGCGAAAAAGCCACCGCCTTGATGGCCGATCCGGAGTTTCAGGAAAAGGTATTGACTGAGCTCGCGAAGATAGCGGGCATTGATATGGGCCAAGTCGAGAAGGTCAGCAAGGATCTAAAAGATCCGATTCAGGACCTTAACGACTCGGCTGAGAAACTTGTTAATCCAAACCCTACAGAGCTGGGTGTCACGATCGTTACCCCCGACCGCACCGCAGCGCAAGAGTTCTTGGATACGATGGCGGGCATCAATGAATACCGAGAGGCGCACTCCGGTCTGGAGCAAGTCATCGGAGTAACAGTCGCTCTGTCTCAAGGCCCTAAAGGCCTAGTGCAGCTGGTTGTTATGAATGCGATAGCCGAAACACCGGCTGGCCAAGCGCTTCTTGATCAGTTGGATGCATCCAGCAAGGAAATGGGTAAAAAAGTCGCCAACACGATTGAATTCCCTGACTCAGACAGCGAGAAACTTCAAGAAAGTATTCCGGAAGAAAAACGATTGATCGGCGGTGGAGAACTTATCGCCTCCGTAATCATAGGGTCAATCACGATCCGTAAAAATAAAGATTCATCCCACGAAAACAACGCGTCTAGAGAGACCACAGCGCCCAACAACCAGAAACCCAAGGAACCCTGCTGCTTTGCCGCCGGCACCAAAGTCTCCACCCCCGACGGCGACCGCACCATCGAGAGCCTCAAAGTCGGCGACGTGGTCTGGACCAAACCGGAAAAAGGCGGCAAACCCTTCGCAGCCCGCATCACCGCCACGCATGTTCGCAATGACCAGCCCATCTACCGCCTGACGCTCAAGAGCAAGGCCCAGGATGGCCAGGTCAAACGCGACACCCTGCTGGTTACCCCCAGCCACCCCTTCTACGTCCCGGCCCAGAAGGATTTCATCCCGGTCATCGACCTCAAGCCAGGCGA
The Pseudomonas sp. DTU_2021_1001937_2_SI_NGA_ILE_001 DNA segment above includes these coding regions:
- a CDS encoding hemagglutinin repeat-containing protein, whose amino-acid sequence is MDVFAPAPKADKPAIARPQPEVRRSGLQRALALILANAMFWQPLLVQAEGIVASNPATQVGQAGNGVPVVNIAAPNAAGVSHNQYQQYNVDAQGAILNNATGTAQGTQLGGVILGNPNLQGQAAGTILNEVTGANPSQLKGYTEVAGQAAKVIVANPHGITCNGCGFINTPQATLTTGKPVLDANGQVQRFNVQGGSVNIEGAGLNASNVDQFDIITRSARINAELHANKLNVITGRNDVDANTLDATPLPDDGSTKPELAIDSSALGGMYAGAVKLVGTEAGVGVKVAGDLAASGGDIQIDANGKLSLGQSAASGNVSARATDIDVGGSMYAGNQVQLNADKTLTNRKSITAGQRVALQARQVTNSGVVDAGVNLDNTRNQSGDVAITASNLSNSGSISASRDLTAKVSGNLDNRNGKLLSEGTLTTSAGQLDNRKGQVASGGEQNLEVKGTLNNSDGELLSDTRVNVRGGTLDNGNGTLSALKAASVDTQRLINRKDGEITSGGTLDLRATDLDNLGGMLSARDGLEVNARRFDNSGGTLVGNAGVTLKLVELMTNADGKVVAGGDLLLNNQGRTDNRNGRLSSQGVLTLLSAQLNNARDGVIIGQRLNIDAGQTSNSGSLYGKDRLQLRGDQLTNAGGEIGGGELDFGLAGLLNNDRGLIESRGALNVSAESLSNNQGQLRHTGDGELGLSLALLQNAGGKVSTTGTLRLSGARWNNSTAVEAAELDLNIDNLTQSSSGQLIAAKRLTGRGQSWTNAGLIASDGTLDLRLSGNYSGSGTLVSLDRLDLKAASLNLDGPQARLFSGADARIDTDGILANSGTIRAAKDLRINAGKLHNRTQGDSRGFIVSGGDMQLLTPDFLNQNADVYSLGDLQISRDAEGAQADSIVNRSGTLTSDGDMKLAAASLQNIRDVLKVNDAGIYSAQINELACGTAGTGNLDCSGGKEHHVWQIQQLEKLEVTEASDPSSITSGGNLTLVGQNFLNSSSNLGTAGTFTARLSNDFSNVGVLPGQTETQRTFISERTRSPGGWYALAQDFNQRYHEGSAGYSANNLGGLQAAMSNFIATTEREVTDLRTIKRTGYTDQSYAASIQAGGNVDIQAGNNFNNGAIQRGFTYVSGGTRTDTDAPGSAYATDIKLDSQLSPDLAQQQINPTSLPGFRLPGGQNGLFRFTDQGDGSGALLLDNRAGSHSYLIETNPALTDMRQFLGSDYLLDKLGINPDTNWKRLGDGYYEQRLLQQMLVSRTGQRYLDDLNSDEETFKYLMDNALASRDALNLSVGVSLTGEQVAALTHDIVWMEEQQVRGQRVLVPVLYLAQADHRLAPNGALIQGNDVSLISGNDLNNVGTLFARNRLSATANGNLVNSGLIQARGDLDLQADSNLVNRAGGVITGRNVSLTAKNGSVSNERTVTRHQSASGISEWREDFADSAARVESAGNLLAKAKQNVNNIGGVMQADGAVGLQAGQDVKIAAAETQTKRSNGADHLNSAVRQHGAQLDANQNLSVRAGRNVDISGSEVTSQGDLSLHADNDLRVASAANRNEYISRSKKISEENRSVTQQSSRLQANGNLLLNAGNDIDVVASNLKADGNVAFGAGQDITLTSALDEEANYFAKRKKGSFGRSSSEQRESYASTNVATQVEAGQDLFVNADKTPEGGISVGNARDVTIIGSQLKANNDLVVGASNNVAILSGVEEHGAYSEKKKSGFLGMSKSGRSELQKSATQVASQLEADGDVVVASGKDIRLRASNIDAQNDVELRAGLVDSDGDINLVAANDEAYSRSEKYRSKTGLSVSDGFVSISSARQAGREAQSSTSVGSQVKAERDAALEAERDINVVGSRIQAGRNVEVNAGRDVNILAAQNSTAQSDWQKKRQSGVGISGDDNGVTFFMGIERAAEKNRLEQQTAAASEISAEQDLRVNAKRDITQTGSDLRARKDIGMVAGRDIRVDAAGETLLTEQQRDTQRNGLSVALNHNFGSTKDAINGTAQGEDNVSKASSTLRTIDSVSQFLSGPTFDGKFGNSQQHSTERVVENTSRSSTLQADNDITLAAGNDAQVRGSQMRAGRDINVSGRDVTLDVAKDSTNQENRSRQSWGGIHGGTSGGFKLGVGGSSGHVSGDASQGSSTVTTLEAGRDINLGARNDLNLIGTQAKATRDLNLQAVNNLNIQAARNDSTSQDTRKSGGGEVGLAAGPQGIGVYASVNLGRGNLERENQRQQAAYLYAGDQLKFSTGQDANIHGAVLRGNDVNGRVGRNLNVSSAIDTGKAEGKEYDINATVTVGLGASVSGSVGYGRTNGSTHWVEDQTSITGKNSVDIRTQDHTQLDGALIAADSGKLKLDTGTLGFSDIAGKDKEHGYYLNVGGSYGQGARDPSVEGKGGKGNNWNLEGWNYDRDRKQTVRATVGAGEIVVRNDAQTGKDSTAGLNRDVDKAYEIDRDDEKRTDIYASSSSIKAALQPVTTAKEWTDQLLNYNETAKQNYEEAAKYANATLYRIERVGGIQHDVPAKSLVGTEFAENTMESLLVAGMSREKATALMADPEFQEKVLTELAKIAGIDMGQVEKVSKDLKDPIQDLNDSAEKLVNPNPTELGVTIVTPDRTAAQEFLDTMAGINEYREAHSGLEQVIGVTVALSQGPKGLVQLVVMNAIAETPAGQALLDQLDASSKEMGKKVANTIEFPDSDSEKLQESIPEEKRLIGGGELIASVIIGSITIRKNKDSSHENNASRETTAPNNQKPKEPCCFAAGTKVSTPDGDRTIESLKVGDVVWTKPEKGGKPFAARITATHVRNDQPIYRLTLKSKAQDGQVKRDTLLVTPSHPFYVPAQKDFIPVIDLKPGDRLQSLADGETDNTSSEVESLALYAPVGTTYNLTVDVGHTFYVGEFRTWVHNVGPCDPPSGAGSAAKGNVLAGKNIDDLSNAGKLPDPADKSGQLSLAGRALQKHGSRQGSAFPTVKGSPSEINAQGQKITDEILKNPETTVTHRDTGRFGKVMDVIAPDGRGLRYDSNGKFIGLLEPPKQ